One window of the Candidatus Palauibacter polyketidifaciens genome contains the following:
- a CDS encoding ABC transporter ATP-binding protein has translation MNPGRSGEGASSYRRLLRFLRPYRWTFLASLALGVLAAGLEAFSLLLLIPFLRSLFGMGPPLPGGGRNAAERFIDGIAGGWLGPEAGLDGLRTVCVLVLAALLLKNVCIVGGRALSIRTQEFLVRDVRNAVHAHLQHLPLAFFERRKVGQLIARVITDAGEAKPVVTDALAQAVRQVATLAAYAAALFALSWRLALIAVILVPLVWLGLRPLLGRLRERFRRTWDDHGELVAALQESLGAVRLVKSRVAEDFEKTRFRRRSDAFSRKRISAATTRHLASPFSEVLASVVALGLVWIGASFVGGGGSIAPEQFVAFVTIALRAITPVKAFAQYPAIAAQGLAAADRFFEILDQDPEPAGGSRIATGPEREIRYEDVSFAYEPGRAALSGVDLVIPRGTVVAIVGASGSGKSTLVDMLPRFADPQAGRVTIDGTDIRECSVDSLRRLIGLVGQEAALFHDTVAANIAYGEDAPDPAAVEAAARTAGAHGFITGLPDGYGTVLGDRGVRLSTGQRQRIGIARALFRDPPILILDEATSAVDAETETALRTAAEGFRGRTVIVVAHRLSTVREADRIFVLERGRLVDAGRHDALVSRGGPYRRLFGHQLECVPQP, from the coding sequence ATGAACCCGGGCCGGAGCGGCGAGGGCGCATCCTCGTACCGGCGGCTGCTCCGGTTCCTGCGTCCCTATCGGTGGACCTTTCTCGCGAGCCTGGCACTCGGCGTGCTCGCGGCCGGACTCGAGGCGTTCAGCCTCCTCCTTCTCATCCCGTTCCTCCGCTCGCTCTTCGGCATGGGGCCTCCCCTGCCGGGCGGCGGACGGAACGCGGCGGAGCGGTTCATCGACGGGATCGCGGGGGGGTGGCTCGGCCCGGAAGCCGGACTGGACGGGCTGCGGACCGTGTGCGTGCTGGTGCTGGCCGCGCTCCTCCTCAAGAACGTCTGCATCGTCGGGGGGCGGGCCCTCTCGATACGCACGCAGGAGTTTCTCGTCCGCGACGTGCGCAACGCCGTGCACGCGCACCTTCAGCACCTGCCGCTCGCCTTCTTCGAGCGTCGGAAGGTGGGGCAGTTGATCGCGCGCGTGATCACGGACGCCGGGGAGGCGAAGCCCGTCGTGACGGATGCGCTCGCGCAGGCCGTGCGCCAGGTCGCGACCCTCGCGGCCTACGCGGCGGCCCTGTTCGCTCTCTCGTGGAGGCTGGCGCTGATCGCCGTCATCCTGGTGCCGCTCGTGTGGCTCGGTCTGCGGCCGCTGCTCGGACGGCTGCGCGAAAGGTTCCGCCGCACCTGGGATGACCACGGCGAACTCGTCGCGGCGCTGCAGGAATCGCTGGGCGCGGTGCGGCTCGTGAAGTCGAGGGTCGCCGAGGACTTCGAGAAGACACGCTTCCGCCGCCGTTCGGACGCGTTCAGCCGCAAGCGGATCTCCGCGGCGACGACCCGGCACCTCGCCTCGCCCTTCTCCGAGGTGCTCGCATCCGTCGTGGCGCTTGGCCTTGTCTGGATCGGAGCGTCGTTCGTGGGGGGCGGCGGGTCGATCGCTCCCGAGCAGTTCGTCGCCTTCGTGACCATCGCGCTGCGCGCCATCACGCCGGTGAAGGCGTTCGCGCAGTATCCGGCCATCGCCGCGCAGGGACTGGCCGCGGCCGACCGTTTCTTCGAGATCCTCGACCAGGACCCGGAGCCGGCCGGAGGGTCGCGGATCGCAACGGGTCCCGAGCGGGAGATCCGCTACGAGGACGTCAGCTTCGCCTACGAGCCAGGCCGGGCGGCGCTGAGCGGCGTCGACCTCGTCATCCCGCGCGGAACCGTCGTCGCCATCGTCGGGGCGTCGGGGAGCGGGAAGTCCACGCTGGTCGACATGCTGCCCCGGTTCGCGGACCCGCAGGCGGGACGGGTCACCATCGATGGGACGGACATCCGGGAGTGCTCGGTGGACTCCCTCCGCCGGCTCATCGGTCTCGTGGGGCAGGAGGCGGCCCTCTTCCACGACACGGTGGCCGCGAACATCGCCTACGGGGAGGACGCGCCGGATCCGGCGGCGGTCGAGGCGGCGGCGCGGACGGCCGGGGCGCACGGCTTCATCACGGGGCTGCCCGACGGCTACGGCACCGTACTCGGCGATCGCGGCGTGCGTCTGTCGACGGGCCAGCGCCAGCGCATCGGGATCGCGCGGGCCCTCTTCCGCGACCCCCCTATCCTCATCCTGGACGAAGCCACGTCGGCCGTGGATGCCGAGACGGAGACGGCGCTCAGGACGGCGGCGGAGGGCTTTCGCGGCCGCACGGTGATCGTGGTCGCCCACCGGCTCTCAACGGTGCGCGAGGCCGACCGGATCTTCGTCCTCGAGCGCGGGCGGCTTGTGGACGCCGGCCGCCACGACGCGCTCGTCTCCCGCGGCGGGCCGTACCGCCGGCTCTTCGGCCATCAGCTCGAGTGCGTCCCGCAACCGTGA
- a CDS encoding lysophospholipid acyltransferase family protein: MTDRTGRHGPGGGRPLADALVDGGVAGLHLGLRAAPEPVAIAAGRALGTLCRDVLRVRRGVVDSQLAASFPAATAHWVRDTARACYRHFGREAAILMGHPSRIERALSRVDDEAGLGPRLRTAVAERSGAVVVSGHLGNWELGGAAVRALGVRVTTVVQRQRGASGRRLGELRARLGLEVLDRGAAARPALDALRSGRILALVADQHTRSGGAPIDFLGRPARTSLAPARLCLAADVPLFFAALVRDPSGYRIVHEEIDGGRTGAGGDPIEITRGWVRVLEREIEQRPEQYFWFHRRWKPVAQLGESA, from the coding sequence GTGACGGACCGGACGGGCCGGCATGGACCGGGCGGCGGCAGACCGCTCGCGGACGCGCTCGTGGACGGCGGAGTCGCCGGCCTGCACCTTGGATTGCGCGCCGCGCCGGAACCGGTGGCGATTGCGGCCGGCCGGGCGCTCGGGACGCTGTGTCGCGACGTTCTCCGCGTGCGTCGCGGCGTCGTCGACTCCCAGCTCGCCGCGAGTTTCCCGGCCGCGACAGCGCATTGGGTGCGCGACACGGCTCGCGCCTGCTACCGACACTTCGGTCGGGAGGCCGCAATCCTCATGGGCCATCCGTCCCGGATCGAGCGAGCGCTGTCTCGCGTCGACGACGAGGCCGGGCTGGGCCCGCGTCTGCGCACGGCGGTCGCGGAGCGGAGCGGCGCCGTGGTCGTCTCCGGGCACCTCGGAAACTGGGAGCTCGGCGGCGCTGCCGTGCGAGCGCTCGGAGTACGCGTGACGACGGTTGTGCAGCGGCAGCGAGGCGCCTCCGGCCGTCGGCTGGGCGAGCTGCGCGCGCGGCTGGGGCTGGAGGTGCTCGACCGCGGCGCGGCGGCGCGGCCCGCACTCGACGCGCTGCGTTCCGGCCGGATCCTCGCCCTCGTGGCCGATCAGCACACCCGCAGCGGCGGCGCCCCGATCGACTTCCTCGGCCGCCCCGCCCGGACGTCGCTCGCCCCGGCGCGTTTGTGTCTCGCGGCCGATGTCCCTCTCTTCTTCGCGGCCCTCGTTCGAGACCCATCGGGGTACAGGATCGTCCATGAAGAGATCGACGGCGGTCGAACGGGCGCCGGCGGCGATCCGATCGAGATCACGAGGGGGTGGGTTCGGGTGTTGGAGAGGGAGATCGAACAGCGACCGGAGCAGTACTTCTGGTTCCACCGGCGCTGGAAGCCGGTGGCGCAACTCGGAGAGAGCGCGTGA